Proteins encoded in a region of the Anoxybacillus amylolyticus genome:
- a CDS encoding nucleoside recognition domain-containing protein, producing the protein MDYAKSLSDGDTREQIVSSIFQTSRDICKETITYTKREKLHETEKLDRIFTSKIWGFPIMLAMLAVVIYLTIAGANVPSSLLAEFFGWLEGYITLLFQQLHAPSWLHGILVLGLYRGTTWVISVMLPPMAIFFPIFSLLENYGYLPRVAFNMDRLFKKSGAHGKQSLTMAMGFGCNAAAIMSTRIIESPRERMLAILTNNFVPCNGRWPTLILLASLFMAAGYTGGWKTFVTASVVVAMVIFGIIVTLTVSWILSKTALRGVPTHYTLELPPYRRPKIWDTIVRSTLDKSVYVLKRAVTVAAPAGVLTWILANIHVGDTTVLAYSAQLLDPFARQLGLDGYILLAFILGLPANEIVVPILLMGYLSTGALIEVDSLHSLKQIFLDHGWTWLTALNMMLFSLLHYPCGTTLVNIYKETKSKKWTFLSFAIPTTIAIVVTFTTTHLVQWLGLL; encoded by the coding sequence ATGGATTATGCGAAAAGTTTATCGGACGGCGATACAAGGGAACAAATTGTTTCCTCTATTTTCCAAACATCAAGAGACATTTGCAAAGAAACTATTACGTACACAAAACGTGAAAAGCTGCATGAAACCGAAAAGCTCGATCGTATTTTTACTTCAAAAATCTGGGGATTCCCGATTATGCTCGCGATGCTTGCCGTCGTTATTTATCTTACGATTGCTGGCGCGAATGTCCCTTCTTCTTTGCTCGCGGAGTTTTTTGGTTGGCTTGAAGGGTATATTACACTCTTATTCCAACAGTTGCACGCACCGAGTTGGTTGCACGGTATTCTCGTTTTAGGGCTATACCGCGGAACAACGTGGGTCATCAGCGTCATGTTGCCGCCAATGGCGATTTTCTTCCCTATTTTTTCTTTACTTGAAAATTATGGATATCTTCCACGCGTCGCATTTAATATGGATCGGCTATTTAAAAAATCTGGCGCGCACGGAAAGCAATCGCTAACGATGGCGATGGGGTTCGGCTGCAACGCTGCTGCGATCATGTCCACAAGAATTATCGAATCACCACGCGAACGAATGCTCGCCATTTTAACGAACAACTTCGTTCCATGCAACGGCAGATGGCCAACGTTAATTTTACTTGCTTCCCTCTTTATGGCGGCAGGCTATACTGGAGGGTGGAAAACGTTCGTTACCGCAAGCGTCGTCGTTGCAATGGTCATATTTGGAATTATCGTAACACTTACTGTTTCATGGATACTATCGAAAACGGCGTTGCGCGGTGTGCCGACCCATTATACACTTGAACTACCGCCATATCGCCGTCCAAAAATATGGGATACGATCGTCCGATCTACATTGGATAAATCTGTTTATGTACTAAAACGAGCCGTAACTGTCGCTGCACCAGCAGGCGTGTTAACATGGATATTGGCAAACATTCATGTAGGAGATACAACGGTGCTTGCTTATTCTGCTCAGCTGCTTGATCCGTTTGCGCGCCAATTAGGGCTTGACGGCTATATTTTGTTAGCGTTTATTTTAGGACTTCCAGCAAACGAAATTGTCGTACCGATTTTATTGATGGGCTATTTATCGACTGGAGCGTTAATCGAGGTAGACAGTCTACACTCGCTCAAACAAATTTTTCTGGACCACGGGTGGACGTGGCTAACAGCGTTAAATATGATGCTGTTTTCCTTGCTTCATTATCCGTGCGGCACGACACTTGTCAATATTTATAAAGAAACGAAAAGCAAAAAGTGGACGTTTTTATCGTTCGCCATTCCAACAACGATTGCGATTGTCGTTACGTTTACAACTACCCATCTCGTCCAATGGCTTGGACTGTTGTAA
- a CDS encoding acetoacetate--CoA ligase — protein MKAVTDGDILWTPTKEQIEQSSVKKYMNWLEVKKGLTFDSHAALWKWSVEKLEQFWETVWEYGEIQSSAPYTCVLEERKMPRANWFPGARLNYAEHIFRNMQEKPALLFRSERVSLREVTWAELKQQTAAVASALKKLGVKQGDRVVAYMPNIPETVVAFLACASIGAIWSSCSPDFGANSVIDRFQQIEPTILFAVDGCQYNGKAFDKVPVVKELQEKLPSLKKTIVVPYLRDDVSAWDDSVLLWTDILQEEGELVYEQVPFAHPLWILYSSGTTGLPKPIVQGHGGILLEHVKILSIECNVKQDSTFFWFTTTGWMMWNFLIGGLLVGATVVLYDGSPTFPDANVLWELAEKATITHFGTSAAFINVCMKQGIQPKDHYDFSKLQAVLSTGSPLTTEGFLWVYEHVKDVWLVSCSGGTDVCTAFVGGSPVLPVRAGMLQCRSLGANVQAFDEHGHSLINEVGELVITEPMPSMPLFFWNDENDKRYLESYFDTYPGVWKHGDWIKIDDEGSCVIYGRSDSTINRAGVRMGTSEIYRAVETVDGILDSLVIDLEVMGRKSFMPLFVVLQPGVELDDALKQRVKEAIKSHVSPRFIPDEIYQVEQIPKTLNGKKMEIPIRKILLGFPLEKAVNVGSMANPEALSFFIELAKQWEHSNV, from the coding sequence ATGAAAGCGGTTACGGATGGGGATATTTTATGGACACCAACAAAGGAACAAATCGAACAATCAAGCGTAAAAAAGTACATGAATTGGCTAGAAGTGAAAAAAGGGCTTACATTTGATTCGCATGCGGCGCTATGGAAATGGTCCGTCGAGAAACTTGAGCAGTTTTGGGAAACGGTGTGGGAATACGGGGAGATTCAGTCGTCTGCTCCGTATACGTGTGTGTTAGAAGAACGAAAAATGCCGCGGGCAAACTGGTTTCCGGGGGCACGGTTAAACTATGCAGAACATATTTTTCGCAACATGCAAGAGAAGCCAGCGCTTTTGTTCCGTTCCGAACGCGTTTCGCTACGTGAAGTGACGTGGGCAGAGTTAAAACAACAAACGGCGGCAGTCGCTTCGGCGCTGAAAAAACTTGGTGTGAAACAAGGCGATCGCGTCGTTGCCTATATGCCGAACATTCCGGAAACAGTCGTTGCGTTTTTGGCGTGCGCGAGCATTGGCGCGATTTGGTCTAGCTGTTCACCAGATTTTGGTGCTAATAGTGTCATTGACCGCTTCCAACAAATTGAGCCGACGATTTTGTTTGCGGTTGACGGTTGTCAATATAATGGAAAAGCGTTTGATAAAGTGCCTGTTGTCAAAGAGCTGCAAGAAAAGCTTCCTTCGTTAAAAAAGACGATTGTTGTTCCGTATTTGCGTGATGATGTAAGTGCATGGGACGATTCTGTTTTATTATGGACGGACATTTTGCAAGAAGAAGGCGAACTTGTGTATGAACAAGTGCCGTTTGCTCATCCGCTTTGGATTTTATATTCTTCTGGGACGACCGGATTGCCAAAGCCGATCGTGCAAGGACATGGCGGTATTTTATTAGAGCATGTAAAAATTTTATCGATTGAATGTAACGTGAAACAAGACAGCACATTTTTCTGGTTTACAACGACTGGTTGGATGATGTGGAACTTTTTAATCGGTGGACTGTTAGTTGGGGCAACAGTTGTGCTTTACGACGGAAGCCCGACGTTTCCAGACGCGAACGTGTTATGGGAGCTTGCCGAAAAAGCAACTATTACCCATTTTGGCACAAGTGCAGCGTTTATTAACGTCTGCATGAAACAAGGCATTCAACCGAAAGATCACTACGATTTTTCCAAACTACAAGCGGTTTTATCGACAGGGTCGCCGCTGACAACCGAAGGATTTCTTTGGGTGTACGAACATGTGAAAGATGTTTGGCTCGTGTCGTGTAGTGGGGGAACGGATGTATGCACCGCATTTGTCGGTGGGTCGCCGGTGCTACCGGTTCGTGCCGGCATGTTACAATGCCGTTCGCTTGGAGCCAACGTACAAGCGTTTGATGAACATGGACATTCGCTTATTAACGAAGTTGGGGAGTTAGTGATTACTGAGCCGATGCCGTCGATGCCGCTCTTTTTCTGGAACGACGAAAATGACAAGCGCTACCTCGAAAGCTATTTTGATACGTATCCAGGCGTGTGGAAACATGGGGACTGGATTAAAATTGACGACGAAGGAAGCTGCGTCATTTACGGCCGCTCTGATTCGACGATTAACCGCGCAGGTGTCCGCATGGGAACGAGCGAAATTTATCGCGCTGTGGAAACGGTCGATGGCATCCTTGACAGCTTAGTTATTGACTTAGAAGTGATGGGGCGGAAATCGTTTATGCCGCTGTTTGTCGTTCTTCAGCCAGGGGTAGAGCTAGATGACGCATTAAAACAACGAGTGAAAGAAGCCATTAAATCGCACGTATCGCCGCGCTTTATTCCAGATGAGATTTACCAAGTCGAACAAATTCCAAAAACGTTAAACGGAAAGAAAATGGAAATCCCGATTCGTAAAATTTTATTAGGCTTCCCGCTCGAAAAAGCGGTGAACGTTGGCTCAATGGCGAACCCTGAAGCACTTTCTTTCTTTATTGAGCTCGCCAAACAATGGGAACATTCGAACGTATAA
- a CDS encoding FeoA family protein translates to MIEAKLARLSDAQPGERFRIATLNIEGTMKRRLLDLGFVPGSEITVLQKSPLGDPTAYRVSHTTIALRKEESDHIYGERIDNE, encoded by the coding sequence ATGATTGAAGCAAAACTCGCTCGTCTATCCGATGCTCAACCGGGGGAACGGTTCCGTATTGCTACGCTTAATATAGAGGGAACGATGAAACGAAGATTGCTTGATTTAGGATTTGTGCCTGGCAGTGAAATAACGGTCTTACAAAAAAGCCCGTTAGGCGATCCGACCGCCTATCGCGTCAGCCATACGACGATCGCTCTAAGAAAAGAAGAAAGTGATCATATTTACGGGGAGAGAATCGATAATGAATAA
- a CDS encoding sensor domain-containing protein — translation MGDNFATFFQRFPEAVALVEANGRIIYSNLAFQALVGEDVHDVQFLAVSEDLERVNQGETIEKRERLIKGKDGGEIPVHVTLVPLKQENGCIVVLRDQTEVKQLEVALAESEKRFRLIVEYSSDYILILSSEQKVTYLSPSFVHTFGVVQEESETHDLFRYVHRDDVDELQQKLHTLYITGEKQTAEFRRLDLHGQWVWMEANGKVIFNENGELDYVVVAAKNISERKKYEEKLHQLAYFDSLTGIANRSYFEKYIRQLIDEQTPFAICYLDFDKFKWINDHFSHQAGDYFLREAVKRVQAVLQGNHFFARVGGDEFVLLLPHTTKEEVSLLAERLIQAFHQPFRYEKQMIQSTLSVGIAFFPSDADNQEQLMKYADQALYYVKDRGKNSYHFYQPVHNRTEIIKRDLPFAIIREQFYLCYQPKIELGNGSAMGVETLLRWRHPTLGEIPPLEFIPLAEKSGFIFEITLWVLEQACRQVKEWQTQFPKLKLAVNLSPFLLNRTELVGHVIYILNETGFAPEQLILEVTESGLMENIETGKHILTELKTIGVQVAIDDFGTGFSSLAYIRNLPVTLLKIDRSFIQGIVENSKDATIVDTIIHLAKSLDIQVLAEGVETNQQLSLLQQMHCDFAQGFYFSKSLEAEKLVHWLEQYNRSNTP, via the coding sequence ATGGGCGACAACTTTGCGACTTTTTTTCAACGATTTCCAGAAGCTGTTGCGCTCGTGGAGGCCAATGGGCGCATTATATATAGCAATCTAGCGTTTCAGGCATTAGTCGGTGAGGATGTGCATGATGTGCAGTTTCTTGCAGTTTCCGAGGATTTAGAACGTGTGAACCAAGGGGAAACAATCGAGAAACGAGAGCGGCTCATCAAAGGGAAGGATGGGGGCGAAATACCTGTCCATGTTACACTTGTTCCATTAAAACAGGAAAACGGTTGCATTGTCGTATTGCGTGACCAAACGGAAGTAAAGCAATTAGAAGTAGCGCTAGCAGAGAGCGAAAAACGATTTCGCCTCATTGTCGAATATTCGTCTGATTATATTTTAATTTTATCGAGCGAGCAAAAGGTGACATATCTATCTCCTTCGTTCGTCCATACGTTTGGGGTCGTTCAGGAAGAAAGCGAAACTCATGATTTGTTTCGCTACGTCCATCGTGACGATGTCGACGAATTGCAACAGAAACTACATACACTATATATCACTGGCGAAAAGCAGACAGCAGAATTTCGCCGGCTCGACCTACACGGACAATGGGTATGGATGGAAGCGAATGGGAAAGTAATTTTTAACGAGAATGGGGAGCTTGATTATGTTGTTGTCGCGGCGAAAAATATTAGCGAGCGTAAGAAATATGAAGAAAAACTACATCAACTCGCTTATTTCGATTCGTTAACAGGCATTGCAAACCGCAGTTATTTTGAAAAATATATTCGTCAACTAATTGATGAACAAACGCCGTTCGCTATATGTTATTTAGATTTTGATAAATTTAAATGGATAAACGACCACTTTTCCCATCAAGCAGGCGATTATTTTTTACGAGAAGCAGTGAAACGAGTACAAGCCGTATTGCAGGGAAACCACTTTTTCGCGCGAGTTGGTGGCGATGAGTTTGTGTTATTATTGCCGCATACAACGAAAGAAGAGGTCTCTTTATTGGCAGAGCGGTTAATTCAAGCGTTTCATCAGCCGTTTCGGTATGAAAAACAAATGATTCAGTCCACGCTTTCTGTTGGGATTGCGTTTTTTCCGAGCGATGCGGACAATCAAGAACAACTGATGAAATATGCTGATCAAGCGCTTTATTATGTCAAAGACCGCGGAAAAAACAGCTACCATTTTTACCAACCAGTACATAACCGGACGGAAATTATTAAGCGTGACCTTCCGTTTGCGATTATTCGCGAGCAATTTTATTTATGTTACCAACCGAAAATCGAATTAGGAAACGGTTCGGCAATGGGGGTAGAAACGTTGCTTCGCTGGCGGCATCCGACGCTTGGGGAAATTCCGCCGCTTGAATTTATTCCGTTGGCAGAAAAAAGCGGCTTTATTTTTGAAATTACGTTATGGGTGTTAGAGCAGGCATGCCGGCAAGTGAAAGAGTGGCAAACGCAGTTTCCAAAGTTAAAATTAGCGGTCAATTTATCGCCGTTTTTGTTGAATCGAACCGAGCTTGTCGGGCATGTCATTTACATATTAAATGAAACCGGTTTTGCACCAGAACAGTTAATTTTAGAAGTAACAGAAAGCGGCTTAATGGAAAATATCGAAACAGGCAAACATATTTTAACAGAGTTAAAAACGATCGGCGTGCAAGTGGCGATTGATGATTTTGGCACAGGTTTTTCTTCGCTTGCATATATTCGCAACTTGCCAGTGACATTGTTAAAAATTGACCGTAGTTTTATTCAAGGAATCGTCGAAAATTCAAAAGATGCAACCATTGTCGATACGATTATCCACTTAGCGAAAAGCCTTGATATTCAAGTATTAGCAGAAGGAGTAGAAACCAATCAACAACTATCGCTCCTTCAGCAAATGCATTGCGACTTTGCTCAAGGATTTTATTTTAGTAAGTCGCTAGAAGCGGAGAAACTAGTCCATTGGCTTGAACAATATAACCGATCGAATACTCCCTAA
- a CDS encoding MerR family transcriptional regulator, which produces MNYYTISQLAEQFDISTRTIRYYEERGLISPIRTESGQRLYTKKDRAVLKLILRGKRFGFSLEEIHEMISLFDKDRTGRKQLEKTITYGEQKLKEVTERIEDLMQLKQEMESILTDFRERLQKLEEME; this is translated from the coding sequence ATGAACTATTACACGATCTCCCAGCTTGCGGAGCAGTTTGATATTAGCACGCGAACGATTCGTTATTACGAAGAGCGCGGGCTGATTTCACCGATCCGCACCGAGTCTGGCCAGCGGTTGTATACGAAAAAAGACCGAGCCGTCTTAAAGCTTATTTTGCGCGGCAAACGTTTCGGTTTTTCATTAGAAGAAATTCATGAAATGATTAGCTTGTTTGACAAAGATCGCACCGGTCGAAAACAGCTTGAAAAAACGATCACATACGGTGAGCAAAAGCTAAAGGAGGTGACAGAACGAATCGAGGATTTAATGCAATTAAAACAAGAGATGGAATCGATTTTGACGGATTTTCGCGAACGATTACAAAAACTGGAGGAGATGGAATGA
- a CDS encoding histidine phosphatase family protein has product MLTLYLTRHGETEWNVEKRMQGWLDSPLTEKGREDARRLGKRLEAVDLTAIYTSTSGRALETAKIVRGERSIPIYEDERLREIFLGDWEGKTHEQIEHLDAASFDHFWNAPHLYAPERGERFIDVQMRAFSAVVDIVNRHGSGHVLIVTHGVVLKTLVARLKQTPLTALWRPPFMHGTSLTTVFVQDGRWELLSEADVSHIEEIKHV; this is encoded by the coding sequence GTGCTTACATTATATTTGACAAGACATGGGGAAACGGAATGGAATGTAGAAAAACGAATGCAAGGCTGGCTTGATTCGCCGCTAACGGAAAAAGGCAGAGAAGATGCGCGCCGGCTTGGCAAACGATTAGAAGCAGTGGATTTGACCGCCATTTATACAAGTACGAGCGGGCGAGCGTTAGAAACGGCAAAAATCGTTCGCGGCGAACGGTCGATTCCGATTTACGAAGATGAGAGGCTACGGGAAATTTTCCTCGGAGATTGGGAAGGAAAAACGCATGAACAAATCGAGCACCTTGATGCCGCTTCATTCGACCATTTTTGGAATGCGCCGCATTTGTATGCACCAGAGCGAGGCGAGCGGTTTATTGACGTACAAATGCGCGCATTTTCCGCAGTAGTGGATATCGTAAATCGCCACGGTTCTGGTCATGTGTTAATTGTGACACATGGCGTCGTGTTAAAGACGCTCGTAGCACGATTAAAACAAACGCCATTAACAGCGCTTTGGAGGCCGCCATTTATGCACGGAACGAGTTTGACGACCGTTTTTGTGCAGGACGGACGCTGGGAGTTGCTTAGCGAGGCGGACGTGTCACATATCGAAGAAATTAAGCATGTATAA
- a CDS encoding acyl-CoA dehydrogenase family protein, with translation MKRLREVDPNLLANLQKYLDPEFYAYAEEELEKFWQLCMTDIDRRAVHTDREGQPRLIKYDRFGNDISEIWVNEGYKQTVKETYETGIVGYVHKPIPALGRVGNYVYSYAQGYLLSQVEPGFYCPVTLTMATAYVLEHFADEPIKAKYLPHVISTGEVELYEGATFLTERQGGSDVGANEVRAVLCGDHYEIYGEKYFASNAGMCGVAMVLARIDGSEPGTKGLSLFLVPWRNDDGTLNGIHIRRLKDKLGVRAVPSAEVVFEGAKAYLIGDAKKGFYYMMEALNLSRVCNAVASIGIMKRALEEAKQYGANRKAFGQWLTSYPMVKETLANLTARQEVQTSACFELISFFDRVMRTPDQASEQEKAWNRLLIALLKMRTAEEAIAFAHEAIEMHGGNGYIEDFVTPRLLRDAQVLTVWEGTANILGLEVLRLIRKYRIHETFIQTISEQLATLPAGIRAFAKPVESGLHELIQSLKQLHGQPEDVQTYHAKKIANRLCDLYLSVIALKEAEENERKQIIARLFLQHIWGGDLFDKEMLSVHYFAVVMNETKEVEV, from the coding sequence GTGAAACGGCTACGCGAAGTTGATCCGAATTTATTGGCTAATTTGCAAAAATATTTAGACCCAGAGTTTTACGCGTATGCGGAAGAAGAGTTAGAGAAGTTTTGGCAGCTTTGCATGACCGATATCGACCGACGCGCGGTGCATACAGACCGCGAAGGGCAGCCGCGGCTCATCAAATATGACCGTTTTGGCAATGATATTTCAGAAATATGGGTGAATGAAGGATATAAACAAACAGTAAAGGAAACGTATGAAACAGGCATTGTCGGCTATGTCCATAAACCGATTCCTGCGCTTGGCCGCGTTGGCAATTACGTCTATTCGTATGCCCAAGGCTATTTGTTATCGCAAGTGGAACCGGGGTTTTATTGCCCGGTTACGTTAACGATGGCGACGGCTTATGTACTGGAGCATTTTGCCGACGAACCAATCAAAGCGAAATATTTGCCGCACGTCATTTCTACTGGCGAAGTCGAGCTGTATGAAGGAGCGACGTTTTTAACGGAGCGCCAAGGCGGTTCAGACGTTGGTGCAAATGAAGTGCGCGCTGTTTTGTGCGGGGATCATTATGAAATTTACGGAGAAAAATATTTTGCGAGCAACGCTGGCATGTGCGGCGTCGCAATGGTGCTGGCGCGCATCGATGGAAGCGAGCCGGGGACGAAAGGGCTTAGTTTATTTTTAGTGCCGTGGCGCAACGACGATGGCACATTAAACGGCATTCACATTCGGCGCTTAAAAGATAAACTTGGCGTTCGCGCTGTGCCGTCAGCGGAAGTCGTATTTGAAGGGGCAAAAGCCTATTTAATTGGCGATGCGAAAAAAGGGTTTTATTATATGATGGAAGCGCTCAATTTATCGCGCGTCTGCAATGCCGTCGCCTCGATTGGCATTATGAAACGGGCGCTAGAGGAAGCGAAGCAATATGGGGCAAATCGCAAAGCGTTCGGACAATGGCTTACATCGTATCCAATGGTGAAAGAAACGCTAGCGAATTTAACTGCGCGTCAAGAAGTGCAAACGAGCGCTTGTTTTGAGTTAATTTCCTTTTTTGACCGTGTGATGCGCACGCCGGATCAAGCGTCTGAGCAAGAAAAAGCGTGGAATCGCTTATTAATTGCGCTTTTAAAAATGCGAACAGCAGAAGAAGCGATTGCGTTTGCTCATGAGGCGATTGAAATGCATGGCGGCAACGGCTACATTGAAGATTTTGTCACCCCGCGTTTGCTTCGTGATGCGCAAGTGTTGACGGTGTGGGAAGGAACAGCAAACATTTTAGGACTCGAAGTGTTGCGTCTTATTCGCAAATACCGCATTCATGAAACATTTATTCAAACAATAAGCGAACAGCTAGCTACACTTCCTGCGGGAATACGCGCATTTGCTAAACCGGTGGAAAGCGGGTTGCATGAACTCATACAGTCTCTAAAACAACTTCACGGACAGCCAGAAGACGTGCAAACGTATCACGCCAAAAAAATCGCCAATCGCCTTTGCGACTTGTATTTGAGCGTCATAGCGTTAAAAGAAGCGGAAGAAAACGAACGAAAACAAATCATCGCCCGCCTCTTCCTACAGCATATTTGGGGAGGTGATTTATTCGATAAAGAGATGTTATCCGTCCATTATTTTGCTGTAGTGATGAACGAAACAAAAGAAGTGGAAGTATAA
- a CDS encoding class I adenylate-forming enzyme family protein — translation MNISELLARNARKFPNKIAIIDGNVSLSYQEVDDTVNRLASSLASLGIAQGDKVVLYMPNTKEFVYAYFAVLRLGAIVVPVNARLTAQEVQYIIEHSEAKAVIAHDWIYQELTPLVRTVDVIWVKTGEAADGWRSFTQLVANGNPFPIVCPLNEEDETTILYTSGTTGKPKGVLFTARNIFAVATMMALETKMDKHSRLLHMMPLSHSAPLHLFFVGGMYVAATHVLSPTFSPEALLELVTKHQITHFFGAPVAYLLTAKHPRLHEYDLSSVQYWTYGGAPLSTNEVQFVAKQFRTDRFMCLYGLTEAGPNGTYLSPEEHATKAGSVGKDAALHCEVKIVDEHGKEVPLGEVGEIVLAGEGIMKGYYKDEEKTAETVKNGWLYTGDLARRDEDGYIWIVDRKKDMIISGGVNVYPKEVEDALKLHPAIADVAVVGVPHREWGETVKAFVVMTEPIEQLAEECKRFLSDKLADYKIPRLYEAIRELPRNATGKILKQVLRGMHGETATRS, via the coding sequence ATGAACATTTCTGAGTTGTTGGCGCGCAATGCGCGAAAGTTTCCGAATAAAATAGCGATCATTGATGGAAACGTGTCGCTTTCTTATCAAGAAGTAGACGATACGGTCAATCGGCTCGCTTCTTCGCTCGCTTCGCTTGGCATCGCACAAGGTGATAAAGTCGTATTGTATATGCCGAATACGAAAGAATTTGTATATGCGTATTTTGCTGTCTTGCGCCTTGGCGCCATCGTTGTGCCAGTCAATGCGCGGCTAACTGCCCAAGAAGTGCAATATATTATCGAACATAGCGAAGCAAAAGCTGTCATCGCCCACGATTGGATTTATCAAGAACTTACTCCTCTCGTTCGTACGGTTGACGTCATTTGGGTGAAAACAGGGGAGGCGGCAGACGGTTGGCGTTCGTTCACGCAACTCGTTGCAAATGGCAATCCTTTCCCAATCGTTTGCCCGCTGAATGAAGAGGACGAAACGACGATTTTATATACATCTGGAACGACCGGTAAACCAAAAGGAGTATTGTTTACAGCGCGCAACATTTTCGCCGTCGCGACGATGATGGCGCTAGAAACGAAAATGGATAAACATAGTCGCCTATTGCATATGATGCCGCTTAGCCATTCCGCACCGCTTCATTTATTTTTTGTCGGCGGCATGTACGTCGCAGCCACCCATGTGTTATCACCAACGTTTTCTCCAGAAGCGTTACTGGAACTTGTCACGAAACATCAAATTACCCATTTCTTCGGAGCACCAGTCGCTTATTTACTTACAGCAAAACACCCACGCCTTCACGAATACGATTTATCATCCGTCCAATATTGGACATATGGCGGAGCACCGTTGTCAACGAATGAAGTGCAGTTTGTTGCCAAGCAGTTTCGCACGGATCGGTTCATGTGTTTATACGGATTAACCGAGGCAGGACCAAACGGGACGTATTTATCGCCGGAAGAACACGCGACAAAGGCAGGCAGTGTCGGCAAAGATGCCGCCCTCCATTGCGAAGTGAAAATTGTCGACGAACACGGCAAAGAAGTTCCGCTTGGCGAAGTCGGTGAAATCGTCTTAGCTGGAGAAGGAATTATGAAAGGCTATTATAAAGACGAAGAAAAAACAGCGGAAACGGTGAAAAACGGCTGGCTATATACAGGCGATTTAGCGCGTCGTGACGAAGATGGGTACATTTGGATCGTCGATCGGAAAAAAGATATGATCATCTCTGGCGGGGTGAACGTTTACCCGAAAGAAGTGGAAGATGCGCTAAAGTTGCACCCAGCTATTGCCGATGTGGCGGTTGTTGGTGTGCCGCATCGTGAATGGGGCGAAACGGTGAAAGCGTTTGTTGTCATGACAGAGCCGATTGAGCAGCTTGCGGAAGAATGTAAACGTTTTCTTTCGGATAAACTCGCAGACTATAAAATTCCACGACTATACGAAGCAATTCGTGAGTTGCCGCGCAACGCGACAGGAAAAATATTAAAACAAGTGTTGAGGGGGATGCATGGTGAAACGGCTACGCGAAGTTGA
- a CDS encoding FeoB small GTPase domain-containing protein → MNKREYTIALAGNPNTGKSTLFNVLTGLRQHTGNWPGKTVIHAEGFFTYKNEEYRIIDLPGTYSLYSNSADEEVARDFIIFGKPDVTLVVLDATALERNLNLALQVLEMTDRVIVCLNLMDEAKKKGMVIDIDNLSKKLGVPVVPLAARNKEGIEELLETIARMVHGKIQTKPIVVSYSRAIEEKIAKLLPLVKEVVGEEYPARWVALRLLDGDTSLLHALQHQPHHLLKGGPNYACHCSAKSI, encoded by the coding sequence ATGAATAAACGAGAATATACGATTGCACTCGCAGGAAATCCAAACACGGGAAAAAGTACACTATTTAACGTCTTAACTGGCTTGCGGCAGCATACGGGAAACTGGCCAGGAAAAACAGTCATTCATGCCGAGGGGTTTTTCACCTATAAAAATGAGGAATATCGAATCATCGACCTTCCCGGAACGTATTCGTTATATTCAAATTCAGCGGATGAAGAGGTTGCTCGGGATTTTATTATTTTTGGCAAGCCGGACGTCACGCTTGTCGTATTAGACGCAACCGCACTAGAACGAAATTTAAATTTAGCCCTGCAAGTACTAGAAATGACCGACCGTGTCATTGTTTGTCTTAACTTAATGGACGAAGCGAAAAAGAAAGGAATGGTCATTGATATTGATAATCTTTCCAAAAAACTAGGAGTACCTGTCGTACCGCTTGCCGCGCGCAATAAAGAAGGAATTGAGGAATTGCTCGAAACAATCGCTCGGATGGTACATGGAAAAATTCAAACGAAACCAATTGTTGTTTCGTATAGCCGCGCCATTGAGGAAAAAATCGCCAAACTCCTTCCGCTTGTCAAGGAAGTAGTGGGAGAAGAATATCCGGCGCGCTGGGTGGCGCTTCGTTTATTAGATGGAGATACGTCATTGCTTCACGCCTTGCAGCATCAGCCGCATCATTTGTTAAAGGGGGGGCCGAACTATGCATGCCACTGTTCCGCCAAATCCATTTGA